The following nucleotide sequence is from Saccharothrix texasensis.
GGCAGTTCCGGCAGCACGACCAGGTGTTCGGGCAGCTTGCGGCGGCTGAGGCCGCGGTCGCTCAGGAACGCGGTCAGCTGCCCGAGCGACGGCGCCGGCCGGCCGGGGCGCACGGCCACGCACGCGCACAGCCGCTCCCCCAGGTCGGGGTCCGGCACGGGCACGCACGCCACCTCGGCCACCTCGGGGTGGCCGTCCAGCGCCCGTTCCACCTCGGCCGGGCTGATGGTGTAGCCGCCGCGGATCACCACCCGCTTGAGCCGGCGCACCACGTGCAGGGTCCCGCCGTCGTCGAAGAAGCCCTCGTCGCCGGTCCGCACCCAGCCGCCGGGCAGGCGGTGCCGCCGGTCCAGCTCGGGCGCGTCGACGTAGCACAGCGGTGTCATCGGCCCCAGCGCGCAGATCTCGCCGTCCACCACGCGGATGTCGGTGACCGCCGGGTCGGGCCGGCCCACCCCGTGCTCCGGTGTCGACGTGTGGCAGTTCACGCCGTCGGACGACCCGTAGACGTTGATCACCGGGCAGTCGAACGCGGACCGGGTCGCCGCCAGCGCCTCCGGTGTCAGCACGTCGCCGCTGGACACCACCGCGCGCACCGACGAGGTGTCGGCCGCGGAGGCCAGGGCGGCCATCCGCCGCAGCATCGTGGGCACGCCGAACACGTGCGTGGGCCGGTGCTCCGCCACCACGCGCAACGCCGCCGCCGCGTCGAACCGCCGCATCAGCAGCACCGTGCCGCCCCACCGGCACAGCGTGATCGCCGCCCCGAACGACCCGAACGCCGACGCCAACGGCACCAGCACCAGATCGCGCGGCACGGCGGTGCCGCCGTGCACCGCCCGCACGTAGTTCGCCCGGCCGCCGGCGAACGCGTTGTGCGAGTAGGCGACCAGCTTCGGCGCGGACTCCGACCCCGACGACACCAGGATCCGCGCCGGCGCCTCCGGGTCGACCGCCACCGGCGCCCACCGCGGCGCCTCCCGGGCCGGGTCGGAAGCCGCGGCCAGGGCGTCCGACACGTCGGTGATCACCGTGCCCACCACCGGTGAGCCCGTGCCCGTCACCGGCGGACCGCCGTCGGGCAGGTGCACCGCCACGCCGCCGACCGCCGCCACCGCCAGCTCCGCCACCACCCCTTCCCGCCCGTTCGGCACCCGGATGCCGATGATGTCGGAGGGGCCGTGACCGCGCAGCGACCTCGCCTGCCACCGCACCGCCCGGTCCACCCACGCGTAGTCCACCGACCCGGCGGAGTCGATCACCGCCGGCCGCCCGGGGTGCGCGGCCACCCGTTCCCGGAACAACGAGTACAGGTCCCGGTCGGGGCAGTGGCCGGCCGCCACCCAGGACCGGCGCAGCGCGGCGGGCACCAGGTCCCGCAGCACCACCCCGGTCGACGACGTCCACGTCATCCGAACCTCCAGGCCGACCCCGGCACCACGCACCCGTCCGACACCAGCGCCCGCGAGAACCGCCGGTCCCGCGCCAACTCCGCCAGGTCCGTGCACACCGGCACGCTCAACGGCGCCGTGCACCGCCGCGTCGCCCGCGCGTTCAGCCTCGACGCCGCCGACAGCAACGACGACGCCACCGCCTGGCCCGTCCCCGAACGGATCCGCTCCGCCACGGCGTCCACGACACCGCGGGCGCACACCACGCCCCCGAACACGTCCACGGTCGTCATCAAGGACGGCGGCACTCCGGCGTGGGCCTGCACCACGAAGTCGGTGCCCAACGGCGGTCGCGGGCCCAGGGCGTCGCCCCACCCGGACGCGTGCGCGTAGACGATCCCGGGCCGAACCCGCGCGACGTCCCGTGCCCGCAACGACCACGCGGCGGCCTTCCCCGGCGCCCAGTTGTGCAGGAACACGTCCGCGCCCGAGGCCAGCTCCAGCAGCTCGCGCCGCCCGGCCACGGTCCCGAGGTCCGCGGTCACCACCCGCTTGCCCCGGTTCACCGCGTGGAACCGGGCGGAGACGTCACCGGCCATCGGCGGCACGCCGCGCAGCGGGTCGCCTCCCGGCGGCTCGACCCGCACCACCGTCGCGCCCAGCTGCCACAGCAGGTGCCCGGCGACCGGTCCCTGCACCCGCCGGCACGACTCCAGCACCACCAGCCCGGACAGCGGCAGCGCGCCCGGGCCCGGAGCCCCTCCCCCGACCGGGCCCGCGGCCGCGCCCAACGGCCGCACCACGTGGGGCGGCACGTCGTCGACCGCCCGGTGCGC
It contains:
- a CDS encoding class I adenylate-forming enzyme family protein; translation: MTWTSSTGVVLRDLVPAALRRSWVAAGHCPDRDLYSLFRERVAAHPGRPAVIDSAGSVDYAWVDRAVRWQARSLRGHGPSDIIGIRVPNGREGVVAELAVAAVGGVAVHLPDGGPPVTGTGSPVVGTVITDVSDALAAASDPAREAPRWAPVAVDPEAPARILVSSGSESAPKLVAYSHNAFAGGRANYVRAVHGGTAVPRDLVLVPLASAFGSFGAAITLCRWGGTVLLMRRFDAAAALRVVAEHRPTHVFGVPTMLRRMAALASAADTSSVRAVVSSGDVLTPEALAATRSAFDCPVINVYGSSDGVNCHTSTPEHGVGRPDPAVTDIRVVDGEICALGPMTPLCYVDAPELDRRHRLPGGWVRTGDEGFFDDGGTLHVVRRLKRVVIRGGYTISPAEVERALDGHPEVAEVACVPVPDPDLGERLCACVAVRPGRPAPSLGQLTAFLSDRGLSRRKLPEHLVVLPELPLGRTGKVCLPTVTRLAAERHAGGRGDLTGGGRW
- a CDS encoding CoA transferase; the encoded protein is MTSAVTAAPWSGPVDLPLGGELDVQAACGLMHVHGRRFGRPTALGLDYASIVAAELDEIGRSALEVARLRGAPLEAVTTSVAQAALLAVSQYLAAATADEPDPAPAGVGGPPFLSADGVAFEVEALDAEVWRRFWAALDADPRVVASAWRPFQQRFATATCPLPPELTGLTARLPVVRLERAAESTGMTLVRVAHRAVDDVPPHVVRPLGAAAGPVGGGAPGPGALPLSGLVVLESCRRVQGPVAGHLLWQLGATVVRVEPPGGDPLRGVPPMAGDVSARFHAVNRGKRVVTADLGTVAGRRELLELASGADVFLHNWAPGKAAAWSLRARDVARVRPGIVYAHASGWGDALGPRPPLGTDFVVQAHAGVPPSLMTTVDVFGGVVCARGVVDAVAERIRSGTGQAVASSLLSAASRLNARATRRCTAPLSVPVCTDLAELARDRRFSRALVSDGCVVPGSAWRFG